A genome region from Novosphingobium sp. G106 includes the following:
- a CDS encoding TonB-dependent receptor plug domain-containing protein — MRINRTKASLAGAASAIVIAASAPAAAQDESAGNLGDIVVTARRSEERLQDVPISITVFNQQQISNRNVVTATDLAIYTPSLSVNQRFGPEKAAFSIRGFVQDSGTAPSVGVYFADVVSTRVQGGTTSGATAPVGSFMDLQNVQVLKGPQGTLFAAIPRAVRCSWCRRSPPTGWRAGSRVRPADTI, encoded by the coding sequence ATGCGTATCAACCGTACCAAGGCGAGCCTTGCAGGCGCTGCGTCCGCCATCGTCATCGCCGCGAGCGCGCCAGCGGCGGCCCAGGATGAGTCGGCGGGCAATCTCGGTGACATCGTCGTCACTGCCCGGCGCTCGGAGGAACGCCTACAGGACGTGCCCATCTCGATCACGGTCTTCAACCAGCAGCAGATTTCCAATCGCAACGTCGTGACCGCGACCGACCTTGCCATCTATACCCCGTCGCTATCGGTCAATCAGCGGTTCGGCCCTGAGAAGGCCGCATTCTCGATCCGCGGTTTCGTCCAGGACAGCGGCACCGCGCCATCGGTCGGCGTCTATTTCGCCGACGTGGTGTCCACCCGCGTCCAGGGCGGCACGACCTCCGGCGCGACCGCTCCCGTGGGCTCTTTCATGGACCTGCAGAACGTCCAGGTGCTCAAGGGACCTCAGGGCACCCTGTTCGCCGCAATACCACGGGCGGTGCGGTGCTCCTGGTGCCGCAGAAGCCCACCGACAGGTTGGAGGGCTGGGTCGAGGGTTCGGCCGGCGGATACAATCTGA
- a CDS encoding TonB-dependent receptor domain-containing protein produces MPQKPTDRLEGWVEGSAGGYNLMRGQMVLNVPLADTFKVRVTVDRNKRDGYVKNHSGTGADDFANVNYFAARLSIVADLTPDLENYTVATYSHSFGRGYGSRLIACDQRQTTGILGINAQAACAQIARQNARGDGPLDSDISNPNPFVNQRTWQVINTTTWQASDDLTVKNIASYSEFRERLSNNLNGDNFFLGTTPFQVTFQDVFDTTSNQAAESGFTEELQLHGKTGDGRFDWQLGAYVELSRPLGWNQGRTGAYVNCTSIRDIACTNPLGFGSITQASQKASFDSKGLYAQGTYKLTDQLSMTAGLRYTWDTTKVSARSSRLNLAVPAAGVPQILRCSDPLNNPGATPGTGKVVTDINQCLYTYPLNKSHAPTWMVDLEYKPASDLLFYAKYARGYRTGGINPNNFGFEAWDPEKVDTYELGAKASFHGAVSGYFNITGFYNDFSNQQLSVGVSPVLGSGFAGSTAVVNAGKSRLSGIEVDSSATFFDSLRFDLGYAYLDTELKSFVPPTIPPALSSVFAGFTQNQIVGGPLSLSPKHRVTLTGTYTLPVSEHLGRISLSATYVYTSAQYFSRADDAFVPFLDGTNSVQLRTANIPLWDANLGRLPATNLVNLNLNWNEFLGQPIDLSAFVTNVTNQIYPVATGSTLSQGYETAIFGAPRMWGIRIKYRFGS; encoded by the coding sequence GTGCCGCAGAAGCCCACCGACAGGTTGGAGGGCTGGGTCGAGGGTTCGGCCGGCGGATACAATCTGATGCGCGGGCAGATGGTGCTCAACGTGCCTCTCGCCGATACATTCAAGGTCCGCGTCACGGTAGACCGAAACAAGCGTGACGGCTACGTCAAGAACCACTCGGGAACGGGTGCGGACGACTTCGCCAACGTCAACTATTTCGCCGCGCGCCTCAGCATCGTCGCCGATCTAACCCCGGACCTCGAGAACTATACGGTCGCGACCTACAGCCATTCCTTCGGCCGCGGATATGGCAGCCGCCTGATCGCCTGCGACCAGCGGCAGACCACCGGCATCCTGGGCATCAACGCCCAGGCGGCCTGCGCTCAGATCGCCCGGCAAAACGCGAGGGGCGACGGCCCATTGGATTCCGACATTTCCAATCCGAACCCCTTCGTCAACCAGCGCACCTGGCAGGTGATCAACACCACGACGTGGCAAGCCAGCGACGATCTGACGGTCAAGAACATCGCCAGCTATTCAGAGTTCCGGGAAAGGCTGAGCAACAATCTCAACGGCGACAATTTCTTCCTTGGAACGACGCCATTCCAGGTCACGTTCCAGGATGTTTTTGATACGACCTCCAACCAGGCGGCCGAATCCGGCTTCACCGAGGAGCTCCAGCTCCACGGCAAGACGGGAGACGGTCGGTTCGACTGGCAGCTCGGCGCCTACGTCGAGCTCAGCCGGCCGCTGGGCTGGAACCAGGGTCGGACGGGGGCATACGTCAACTGCACCTCGATTCGCGATATCGCCTGCACCAACCCGCTGGGCTTCGGCTCGATCACCCAGGCGTCCCAGAAGGCATCGTTCGACAGCAAGGGGCTCTATGCTCAGGGTACCTACAAGCTCACCGATCAATTGAGCATGACCGCAGGCCTGCGCTACACGTGGGACACTACCAAGGTGAGCGCGCGCAGTTCCCGCCTCAATCTAGCCGTTCCGGCGGCGGGCGTCCCGCAGATCCTGCGCTGCTCGGATCCGCTGAACAACCCGGGCGCCACGCCGGGCACGGGCAAGGTGGTGACGGATATCAACCAGTGCCTGTACACCTATCCGCTGAACAAGTCGCATGCGCCGACCTGGATGGTCGACCTTGAATACAAGCCCGCTTCGGACCTGCTGTTCTACGCGAAGTACGCACGCGGCTACCGCACCGGCGGCATCAACCCGAACAACTTCGGGTTCGAAGCCTGGGATCCCGAGAAGGTCGACACGTACGAACTGGGCGCTAAAGCCAGCTTCCATGGCGCTGTCAGCGGCTACTTCAATATCACCGGCTTCTACAACGATTTCAGCAATCAGCAACTCTCGGTCGGGGTGAGCCCGGTGCTGGGGAGCGGCTTCGCGGGCTCGACCGCGGTGGTCAATGCCGGCAAGTCGCGGCTGAGCGGCATCGAGGTGGATTCGTCCGCAACCTTCTTCGACAGCCTGCGCTTCGATCTCGGCTACGCCTATCTCGACACCGAACTCAAGTCTTTCGTCCCACCCACGATCCCGCCGGCGCTCTCATCCGTCTTCGCAGGTTTCACGCAGAACCAGATCGTCGGCGGACCTCTATCGCTCTCGCCAAAGCACCGCGTGACCCTGACGGGAACCTATACGCTGCCGGTCAGCGAACACCTGGGCAGGATTTCCCTGAGCGCGACCTACGTCTACACCAGCGCCCAGTACTTCAGCCGCGCCGACGATGCGTTCGTTCCATTTCTGGATGGCACCAACTCGGTTCAGCTTCGTACCGCGAACATCCCGCTGTGGGACGCCAACCTCGGCCGCCTGCCGGCGACCAACCTCGTCAACCTCAACCTGAACTGGAACGAGTTCCTGGGCCAGCCGATCGACCTGTCGGCGTTCGTAACCAACGTGACCAACCAGATCTACCCGGTCGCTACCGGCAGCACTCTCTCACAAGGTTACGAAACGGCGATATTCGGCGCGCCCAGGATGTGGGGTATCCGGATCAAGTATCGCTTCGGGAGCTGA
- a CDS encoding TetR/AcrR family transcriptional regulator, with translation MDKSEIALPTSRQLSAEHLMVDGGYASVSTRRVTSQASIKPALVHYYFKTTDNLFLGVFDRAAMKRRVRIGKELASDAPLHALWKLASDLRLSALMAEFNAAANHRKVNRAGFAGGIGL, from the coding sequence ATGGACAAATCGGAGATCGCATTGCCCACCAGCAGGCAATTGAGCGCCGAGCATCTGATGGTCGACGGAGGATATGCGTCGGTCAGCACCCGTCGCGTGACGTCGCAGGCTTCGATCAAGCCGGCGTTGGTCCACTACTACTTCAAAACGACGGACAATCTGTTCCTGGGCGTATTCGATCGCGCTGCAATGAAGCGTCGGGTCCGGATCGGCAAGGAGCTCGCATCCGATGCGCCGCTCCACGCCCTCTGGAAGCTTGCGTCCGATTTGCGGCTTTCAGCGCTTATGGCCGAGTTCAATGCTGCGGCCAATCACCGCAAAGTGAACCGCGCCGGGTTTGCCGGAGGCATTGGGTTGTGA
- a CDS encoding tyrosine-type recombinase/integrase: protein MPVNSPSSRSVTTMPGIAGELVMVRTAAEAPLPRRHGDRAANRVAQLTALLVGLIGQGGAIDRLAFRKSLEARAPASVKALANDLACYAAFCTRARGIGLPANEARIVAYLEDCESRKLKPATVGRRLASLAVIHGLLGVTSPTRGSIVRDALRGFRRRVGVAQRQAGPLRFGEGIGAEPAKGFTLSALLQACPGTLPGLRDAALLSLAYDTGLRVSELVRVTCDHLATQSDGSAVLTVPRSKTDQEGQGAYAWLSPDTMRRVAAWCNASAIREGPLFRRIGVVRTKAREAEPPRSLPAPPGFQWRLSVGARVGAEAKSVLASTTYIIGEEALTPAAVRLIIKRTAMRAADEHLVNLVGKELVAAIEALSTHSLRVGLTQDLFASGEDAGPIAQALRWTSTSTALRYGRKLAPASNATARMLREVRG, encoded by the coding sequence ATGCCCGTGAATTCTCCCTCTTCTCGATCCGTCACCACCATGCCGGGAATCGCTGGCGAGCTGGTGATGGTCCGTACCGCCGCTGAAGCGCCGCTGCCGCGCCGGCATGGGGATCGGGCTGCGAACCGCGTCGCGCAACTGACCGCGCTGCTTGTTGGCCTCATCGGCCAGGGCGGAGCAATCGACCGCCTCGCCTTCCGCAAGAGCCTCGAGGCGCGCGCACCGGCGAGCGTCAAGGCGCTCGCCAACGATCTTGCCTGCTATGCGGCGTTTTGTACGCGCGCGCGGGGGATCGGCCTGCCCGCGAACGAGGCGCGAATCGTCGCTTACCTCGAAGATTGCGAAAGCCGGAAGCTTAAGCCGGCGACGGTTGGCCGCAGGCTCGCCAGCTTGGCGGTCATCCACGGGCTGCTCGGCGTGACGAGCCCGACGCGCGGGAGCATCGTGCGCGATGCGCTGCGCGGGTTTCGGCGCCGGGTGGGGGTGGCTCAGCGGCAGGCGGGGCCATTGCGATTTGGTGAGGGTATCGGCGCCGAGCCCGCCAAGGGGTTCACCTTGAGCGCATTGCTGCAGGCCTGCCCGGGAACGCTACCCGGGTTGCGCGATGCGGCGCTGCTCTCGCTTGCCTACGACACCGGGCTGCGCGTCTCGGAACTGGTGCGGGTGACGTGCGACCATCTCGCCACCCAGAGCGATGGCTCCGCGGTACTCACCGTGCCGCGCTCAAAGACCGACCAGGAAGGGCAGGGGGCCTACGCTTGGCTGTCGCCCGACACGATGCGGCGCGTTGCAGCATGGTGCAATGCCAGCGCGATTCGTGAAGGGCCGCTGTTCCGTCGCATCGGCGTGGTACGGACGAAAGCGCGCGAAGCCGAGCCACCCCGGTCGTTACCGGCGCCGCCAGGCTTTCAGTGGCGGCTGTCTGTCGGCGCGCGAGTGGGCGCTGAAGCGAAATCCGTGCTGGCGTCGACAACCTATATCATCGGCGAGGAAGCGTTGACGCCGGCGGCGGTGCGACTGATCATCAAGCGCACCGCCATGCGCGCCGCCGACGAGCATCTGGTCAATCTCGTCGGCAAGGAACTCGTCGCGGCGATTGAGGCGCTGAGTACGCATTCGCTCAGGGTCGGCCTCACGCAAGATCTCTTCGCCAGCGGCGAGGATGCTGGCCCTATCGCCCAGGCACTGCGGTGGACATCGACGTCCACCGCACTGCGATACGGCCGAAAGCTTGCACCGGCTTCCAATGCGACCGCGCGGATGCTGCGCGAGGTTAGGGGATGA
- a CDS encoding replication initiator protein A → MSQEFREDGQVDLFLPQLTALPLRDQRETMERPFFSLSKRKRLKPIDYISPDRKITVHVSANSEYGLATIYDLDILIYCASVLIEHKRRGTNDIPQTLNVVPYDMLKTLKREVGGRAYDLLGNALDRLQSTTVKTNIRSGDAVETTFSWIDSYSQLKDRAGNVRGMRITLAKWFYDGVLMEGGVLAIDPAYFSLTGGRERWLYRVARKHAGGAGTDGFAISMPTLFEKSGAEGDYRRFKFEMTKIAKENALPGYALEIELRGEAEPLLRMIRRDIPAGAPSPAPPSALREKPIASAQSKMDASPVVGFPEYGHIAHSAFSAIARANLPEPQRDHGLVADDFRSFLRQRGIAYDTKNITQIFATFCSKQRAAT, encoded by the coding sequence ATGTCACAGGAATTCCGTGAAGATGGTCAAGTCGATCTCTTTCTGCCGCAGCTCACGGCACTGCCCCTTCGCGACCAGCGTGAGACGATGGAGCGGCCATTCTTCTCTCTGTCGAAACGCAAGCGCCTGAAGCCGATCGACTATATCAGTCCCGATCGAAAGATTACGGTCCACGTCTCGGCCAACTCCGAATATGGCCTTGCAACGATCTATGACCTCGACATCCTCATCTACTGCGCGTCGGTCCTCATCGAGCACAAACGTCGTGGTACCAACGACATTCCGCAAACCTTAAACGTCGTACCTTACGACATGCTCAAAACACTGAAGCGCGAGGTTGGCGGTAGAGCCTATGACTTGCTGGGCAATGCCCTCGATCGGCTTCAGTCGACCACAGTGAAGACCAATATTCGTTCTGGTGACGCCGTGGAGACCACGTTCTCCTGGATTGACAGCTACAGCCAGCTCAAGGATCGCGCCGGCAACGTACGCGGCATGCGCATCACCCTCGCAAAATGGTTTTACGACGGCGTCCTCATGGAAGGCGGCGTGCTTGCCATCGACCCTGCCTACTTCTCGTTGACAGGAGGAAGAGAGCGCTGGCTGTACCGCGTCGCGCGCAAGCACGCCGGCGGTGCCGGTACGGATGGTTTCGCGATCTCCATGCCCACACTATTCGAGAAATCGGGCGCGGAGGGCGATTACCGCCGCTTCAAGTTCGAGATGACGAAGATCGCAAAGGAGAATGCGCTCCCTGGCTACGCCTTGGAGATTGAACTGCGCGGCGAGGCCGAGCCCTTGTTGCGCATGATCAGGCGCGACATCCCGGCAGGAGCCCCCTCCCCTGCCCCGCCCTCCGCTTTACGCGAAAAGCCCATCGCCTCCGCGCAGAGCAAGATGGACGCCTCGCCCGTGGTTGGGTTTCCGGAATATGGTCATATAGCGCACAGCGCCTTTAGCGCGATCGCGCGGGCAAACCTACCCGAGCCACAGCGTGATCACGGGCTCGTAGCCGACGACTTTCGTTCGTTCCTGAGGCAACGCGGGATTGCATACGACACGAAGAACATCACCCAAATCTTCGCGACGTTCTGCTCAAAACAACGCGCCGCGACCTGA
- a CDS encoding ParB/RepB/Spo0J family partition protein, with the protein MTSAGGRRRSLLANAIESIGTTPAPTPPADAPVAAELVVREKPADEAATSSFLERRGIAFDEIARTVKRLTIRLKPSECSIWPGNARDHAALSYDRCASLIESIREEGTNREPVVVRRTPNAEQPYELIVGTRRHFSVSWLHANNHTEIELVARIETLDDEGAFRLADLENREREDVTDLERARNYLHAVGAYYNGVRTQMADRLAIPKQNLHNLLQLAELPDGVVNAFAEPGDLKVRHGMRLSPLLKDERYRDAILAEAALLTEEQAKLRAAGADKIEGSRVCERLATAVTSARSAPAPKAKPALRASSGKEIGQILADTKAKGITININPKCGETADEILDALRPAIEGARFAQKKG; encoded by the coding sequence ATGACAAGCGCGGGGGGCAGACGGCGTAGTCTTTTGGCGAACGCCATTGAAAGCATCGGCACGACACCTGCCCCGACACCGCCGGCGGATGCGCCCGTCGCGGCAGAACTCGTTGTGCGAGAGAAGCCCGCAGACGAAGCGGCTACCTCATCGTTTCTAGAACGGCGTGGGATTGCGTTCGACGAGATCGCACGGACAGTGAAGCGGCTGACCATCCGTCTCAAACCATCGGAATGCTCAATTTGGCCCGGCAATGCGCGGGATCATGCCGCGCTCAGCTATGATCGCTGCGCCTCTCTTATCGAATCCATCAGAGAGGAAGGGACCAATCGTGAGCCTGTGGTCGTTCGGCGCACTCCGAACGCCGAGCAGCCTTACGAGTTGATCGTCGGCACACGCCGGCATTTCTCGGTTTCTTGGCTGCATGCCAACAACCACACCGAAATCGAGCTCGTCGCCCGGATTGAAACACTCGACGACGAAGGCGCTTTCCGGCTCGCAGATCTGGAAAATCGGGAACGCGAGGACGTCACCGACCTCGAGCGGGCCCGAAATTATCTGCATGCCGTCGGAGCCTATTACAACGGCGTCAGGACCCAGATGGCTGACCGCCTCGCTATACCGAAACAGAATCTCCACAATTTGTTGCAACTCGCGGAACTTCCCGACGGAGTCGTGAACGCCTTTGCCGAACCTGGTGATCTCAAGGTCCGTCACGGCATGCGCCTTTCGCCGCTCCTCAAGGACGAACGCTATCGCGACGCCATCCTGGCCGAAGCAGCTCTCCTGACGGAGGAGCAAGCGAAGCTACGGGCTGCCGGAGCCGACAAGATCGAAGGCAGCAGGGTCTGTGAGCGCCTGGCGACCGCAGTGACAAGCGCAAGGAGCGCGCCGGCGCCAAAAGCAAAGCCTGCTCTGAGGGCATCTTCAGGCAAGGAAATCGGACAAATTCTCGCCGACACCAAGGCGAAGGGCATTACCATCAATATCAACCCGAAATGCGGCGAGACGGCCGACGAGATTCTGGACGCCCTGCGCCCCGCCATTGAAGGTGCGCGGTTTGCCCAGAAAAAGGGATAA
- a CDS encoding AAA family ATPase, whose product MLSGQILDAMITSCENAKTVLRQAAIDPSDRKTLNISMGASVAAEFLGRTPEALSKAEARGRLPTPKTSANGRRYYTVDDLIAIREALGIKMGKLPSERAVVVAVQNFKGGVSKSTTGKHLADYLALRGYRVLVVDCDPQASMSVMFDVNLEALVEETHTLSNFLSPRIDEADSLRKTIQRTAWPNIDICPANLGLQDTEWELTATIEEGPTAIAGAFRMLRIGLEEIRQDYDVVILDPPPAMGFLGVNTLTAADGLLIPVPARQLDYLSTIHFMQTCREAMDLVSKFDTSIDYGFIRVVCTMFQPSRTNEAQMLQVMEKTYAGQMISTPILLSEEIKNAGLSMSSVYEINKPYGSHQTYVRCRDNLNMVFREIEKDICKQWPSRMAQLGTDRLTEAA is encoded by the coding sequence ATGCTGTCGGGTCAGATTCTCGATGCGATGATCACCTCCTGCGAAAACGCGAAGACTGTCCTGCGGCAAGCTGCCATCGACCCGTCCGACAGGAAAACTCTCAATATTTCAATGGGTGCATCGGTCGCCGCCGAGTTTCTGGGGCGAACACCCGAAGCCCTTTCCAAGGCAGAGGCTCGTGGACGCCTTCCAACACCTAAGACCTCCGCCAATGGACGCCGATATTACACCGTCGATGATTTGATCGCGATTCGCGAGGCGCTCGGCATCAAGATGGGCAAATTGCCGTCCGAGCGAGCCGTCGTCGTTGCAGTACAGAATTTTAAAGGCGGCGTGAGCAAGTCGACCACCGGCAAGCACCTTGCCGATTATCTAGCCCTGCGTGGTTACCGGGTGCTCGTCGTGGACTGCGACCCCCAAGCCTCGATGAGCGTTATGTTCGACGTCAATCTCGAGGCGTTGGTCGAAGAAACCCATACGCTGTCGAACTTCCTGTCGCCGCGCATTGATGAGGCGGATTCGCTCCGCAAAACAATCCAGAGGACTGCCTGGCCCAATATCGACATCTGTCCGGCGAACCTGGGCCTTCAGGACACCGAGTGGGAACTGACCGCGACGATCGAAGAAGGACCAACGGCAATCGCCGGCGCCTTCCGCATGCTGCGGATCGGATTGGAAGAAATCCGCCAAGATTACGACGTCGTCATTCTCGACCCACCGCCTGCCATGGGGTTCCTCGGCGTCAACACTCTGACAGCGGCCGATGGCTTGCTGATTCCCGTCCCCGCCAGGCAGCTCGACTATCTCTCCACGATCCATTTCATGCAAACCTGCCGAGAGGCGATGGATCTCGTCTCCAAGTTCGACACGTCGATCGATTACGGCTTCATTCGGGTCGTCTGCACGATGTTTCAGCCGAGCCGCACGAACGAGGCGCAGATGCTCCAAGTCATGGAGAAGACTTACGCCGGACAAATGATCTCAACGCCCATTCTACTCTCCGAAGAGATCAAGAATGCCGGCCTTTCGATGTCGTCGGTTTACGAAATCAACAAGCCATATGGCTCGCACCAGACCTATGTCCGTTGCCGAGACAATCTCAACATGGTTTTTCGGGAGATCGAGAAAGACATCTGCAAGCAGTGGCCGTCGCGGATGGCGCAGCTAGGCACCGATAGGTTGACGGAGGCGGCATGA
- a CDS encoding toprim domain-containing protein — MALEEGFETARYFTLLHAVPCWASLGARRLDQVFLPQNLMSLILAGHNYAEGELAAERAALRYARPELQITRQVSRDVKD; from the coding sequence GTGGCACTTGAAGAGGGGTTTGAAACCGCGCGCTATTTTACGCTTCTGCACGCTGTGCCCTGTTGGGCAAGCCTTGGGGCGCGGCGTCTCGATCAGGTCTTTCTGCCGCAAAACCTAATGTCGTTGATTCTCGCCGGCCACAACTATGCAGAGGGCGAGTTGGCGGCAGAGCGCGCAGCCTTGCGATATGCGCGGCCGGAGCTGCAGATCACGCGCCAAGTCTCCCGCGACGTCAAAGATTGA
- a CDS encoding response regulator, with translation MVLLVVEDEPLILMAIQDALEASGYVVLPTTSGAEAITVLDNRHREIAGIITDVRLGSGPNGWQVSRRARELRPDIPVVYATGDSAPDWPAFGVPQSILVPKPYVPEQMLDAISAVMVSAVGRPRPLSGTSPK, from the coding sequence ATGGTGTTGTTGGTCGTGGAAGACGAGCCGCTCATTCTCATGGCAATCCAGGACGCACTGGAAGCGAGTGGATATGTGGTGTTGCCGACGACCAGCGGGGCAGAAGCCATCACGGTTTTGGACAACCGTCACAGAGAGATAGCCGGTATAATCACGGACGTGCGTCTTGGTTCGGGGCCGAACGGATGGCAGGTTTCGAGGCGAGCTCGGGAATTGCGACCGGATATCCCTGTGGTTTACGCGACGGGAGACAGTGCTCCGGATTGGCCCGCATTCGGAGTCCCGCAGAGCATTCTGGTTCCCAAGCCCTATGTACCAGAGCAAATGCTAGACGCCATTTCGGCCGTGATGGTGTCAGCGGTCGGAAGGCCTCGGCCACTCTCAGGCACTTCTCCTAAGTGA
- a CDS encoding MFS transporter yields the protein MLRSVIRHKDNRYTTGPERDAPIINGRALAGLSLTTLMSSLATGTANVALPSLARMFAVSFQAAQWIVLAYLLTVAAMDVIAGRVGDVVGRRRLLLAGTTVFAGGSLLCGLARSFELGAVIGLDPASAGLALFAFGLSELPDGPHRELVKLLSSTLELTPRPVAVSAANMAVPHSRVPRECSRFYPRVCSRRRSAALYGHQAPCWLIVP from the coding sequence GTGCTGCGATCCGTCATTCGACACAAGGACAATCGCTATACAACAGGCCCCGAGCGCGACGCGCCAATCATCAACGGGAGGGCGTTGGCCGGCCTTTCCCTGACGACGCTGATGTCGTCGCTCGCCACCGGTACCGCCAATGTTGCGCTGCCGAGTTTGGCGCGTATGTTCGCGGTGTCGTTTCAGGCGGCGCAGTGGATCGTGCTAGCCTATCTGCTGACCGTTGCCGCAATGGACGTCATCGCCGGGCGCGTCGGAGATGTCGTAGGACGGCGCCGGCTGTTACTGGCCGGCACGACGGTTTTCGCGGGCGGATCATTGCTGTGCGGCCTCGCGCGAAGCTTCGAATTAGGCGCGGTGATCGGGCTCGATCCCGCGAGCGCCGGCCTCGCGCTTTTTGCCTTTGGTTTATCCGAGTTGCCGGATGGGCCTCACCGCGAACTCGTGAAGCTTCTAAGTTCAACCCTTGAGCTCACGCCGCGTCCAGTCGCCGTAAGCGCGGCGAATATGGCTGTGCCACATTCGCGAGTTCCGCGAGAATGCTCGAGATTTTACCCTAGGGTATGTTCTCGACGTCGATCAGCAGCGCTATACGGCCATCAGGCGCCCTGCTGGCTAATTGTTCCGTGA
- a CDS encoding MerR family DNA-binding transcriptional regulator gives MKLIEISEVAKRSGITASTLRFYEEKGLIESLGRRGLRRTYGQDVFGRLSLVTLGRLAGFSLDQISAMFGSGPSAQIDRVPLSDKAAELDRTIRQLNALKKWPGARRHLSCTEPHGMPLVPAVFENRGSALWQVIVEASPHPITLMPGSNGPYTLMNK, from the coding sequence GTGAAACTGATCGAAATTTCCGAGGTGGCGAAGCGATCGGGAATCACGGCCTCGACCCTGCGGTTCTACGAGGAGAAGGGCCTGATAGAATCGCTGGGGCGTCGCGGTCTCAGGCGCACCTATGGCCAAGATGTCTTCGGCCGGCTCTCGCTGGTCACACTTGGTCGCCTGGCAGGATTTTCGCTCGATCAGATCAGCGCGATGTTCGGCAGCGGGCCTTCGGCGCAGATCGACCGTGTGCCGCTGTCGGACAAGGCGGCCGAGCTTGACCGGACGATCAGACAACTCAACGCGTTGAAAAAATGGCCTGGAGCACGCCGCCATCTGTCCTGCACCGAGCCACATGGAATGCCCCTCGTTCCGGCGGTTTTTGAAAATCGCGGCAGCGCGCTCTGGCAAGTTATCGTCGAAGCAAGTCCCCATCCTATCACGTTGATGCCCGGCTCAAATGGTCCTTACACTTTAATGAATAAATGA